The following proteins are encoded in a genomic region of Hemibagrus wyckioides isolate EC202008001 linkage group LG29, SWU_Hwy_1.0, whole genome shotgun sequence:
- the mab21l2 gene encoding protein mab-21-like 2, with protein sequence MIAAQAKLVYQLNKYYNERCQARKAAIAKTIREVCKVVSDVLKEVEVQEPRFISSLSEIDARYEGLEVISPHEFEVVLYLNQMGVFNFVDDGSLPGCAVLKLSDGRKRSMSLWVEFITASGYLSARKIRSRFQTLVAQAVDKCSYRDSVKMVADTSEVKLRIRERYVVQITPAFKCTGIWPRSAAQWPPPHIPWPGPNRVAEVKAEGFNLLSKECYTLAGKQSSAESDAWVLQFAEAENRLLMSGCRKKCLSVLKTLRDRHLELPGQPLNGYHMKTLLLYECEKHPRESDWDEASLGDRINGVLLQLVSCLQCRRCPHYFLPNLDLFQGKATSALEAAAKQTWRLAREILTNAKSLDKL encoded by the coding sequence ATGATCGCTGCTCAGGCGAAGCTGGTCTACCAGCTCAACAAATACTACAACGAGCGGTGCCAAGCACGCAAGGCGGCCATCGCCAAGACCATCCGCGAGGTGTGTAAGGTCGTCTCGGACGTCCTGAAGGAGGTGGAGGTACAGGAGCCGCGATTCATCAGCTCTCTGAGCGAGATCGACGCGCGCTACGAGGGCCTCGAGGTAATCTCGCCTCACGAGTTCGAGGTCGTGCTCTACCTCAACCAGATGGGCGTCTTTAATTTCGTGGACGACGGCTCATTGCCGGGCTGCGCCGTCCTGAAGCTCAGCGACGGCCGAAAGCGCAGCATGTCTCTCTGGGTTGAGTTTATAACGGCCTCGGGGTATCTGTCGGCACGAAAGATCCGGTCGAGATTCCAAACTCTGGTGGCGCAGGCGGTGGACAAGTGCAGCTACCGTGACTCCGTCAAGATGGTGGCCGACACCAGCGAGGTGAAGCTGCGGATCAGAGAGCGCTACGTGGTGCAGATCACTCCGGCCTTTAAGTGCACCGGAATCTGGCCCCGCAGTGCCGCTCAGTGGCCTCCTCCGCATATCCCGTGGCCCGGACCGAACCGGGTCGCCGAGGTCAAAGCCGAAGGATTTAATCTGCTCTCTAAAGAGTGCTACACGTTAGCGGGGAAGCAAAGCTCGGCCGAGAGCGACGCCTGGGTCCTGCAGTTCGCAGAGGCGGAAAACCGGCTGCTGATGTCCGGCTGCAGGAAGAAATGTCTGTCCGTCTTAAAAACGCTCCGGGACAGGCACCTGGAGCTGCCGGGACAGCCGCTCAACGGCTACCACATGAAGACGCTGCTGCTGTACGAGTGCGAGAAGCACCCGCGCGAGAGCGACTGGGACGAGGCGAGCCTTGGAGATCGCATCAACGGCGTCCTGCTGCAGCTCGTCTCCTGTCTGCAGTGCCGCCGGTGTCCTCACTACTTCCTCCCCAACCTCGATCTATTTCAGGGCAAAGCGACGTCAGCCCTCGAGGCGGCCGCCAAACAGACATGGAGGCTCGCGAGGGAGATCCTGACCAACGCTAAGAGCCTGGACAAACTCTGa